One genomic region from Sphingobacterium sp. UGAL515B_05 encodes:
- the mqnB gene encoding futalosine hydrolase: MQILIIAATSFELQPFLEVVSNYDQCDTLVTGVGMVATAFELGRMLHEKKYDLLINVGIGGCLDRTIEIGSVIQVVSESFVELGAEDGHNFIPIDQLGYGRSTFTSCLLNDKELRLPFLKQGEGITVNKVHGSTESIEKIKKLHPNSLIESMEGAAVFYAADKMTIPVIEIRGISNYVERRNRATWNIPLAIMNSNKALIKTLEYLNNLYSKI, encoded by the coding sequence ATGCAAATATTAATTATTGCGGCTACTTCATTTGAATTGCAGCCTTTTCTGGAAGTGGTATCAAATTACGATCAATGCGATACCCTAGTAACTGGTGTAGGCATGGTCGCCACAGCCTTTGAGCTGGGAAGAATGCTACACGAAAAAAAATATGATCTCCTTATTAATGTCGGTATAGGAGGATGTTTGGATCGTACGATTGAAATAGGCTCGGTTATTCAGGTCGTTTCAGAGTCGTTTGTTGAACTAGGCGCGGAAGACGGTCATAATTTTATTCCAATAGATCAATTGGGCTATGGAAGGTCTACATTTACCTCGTGTTTACTGAATGACAAGGAGCTTAGGCTTCCTTTTCTAAAACAGGGGGAAGGAATTACCGTAAACAAAGTCCATGGTAGCACAGAAAGTATCGAAAAAATTAAAAAACTACATCCCAATAGCCTTATTGAAAGTATGGAAGGAGCTGCGGTTTTCTATGCCGCCGATAAAATGACAATTCCCGTGATTGAGATTCGCGGTATTTCAAATTACGTGGAAAGAAGGAACCGTGCCACGTGGAACATTCCGTTAGCGATAATGAATAGTAATAAGGCACTTATAAAAACATTAGAATATCTGAACAACTTATATTCAAAAATTTAA
- a CDS encoding 6-pyruvoyl trahydropterin synthase family protein, giving the protein MVFITRRERFCAAHKLYREDWSKEQNEQVFGLCSNPNWHGHNYDLYVTVKGKVNPETGFLIDLKIMKEIINRSIIDKVDHRNFNLDVDFMKGVMASTENIAIEIFKILKPLFDEQGVILHSVRLHETENNYVEYFGD; this is encoded by the coding sequence ATGGTATTTATAACTCGTCGTGAACGTTTCTGTGCTGCGCACAAGCTCTATCGTGAAGACTGGAGTAAGGAGCAGAATGAACAGGTATTTGGTCTTTGCTCCAATCCAAATTGGCATGGACATAATTATGATCTTTATGTAACAGTTAAAGGAAAAGTAAACCCGGAGACTGGTTTTTTGATCGATTTAAAGATCATGAAAGAAATAATCAATCGTAGTATCATTGACAAAGTCGATCACCGTAATTTCAATTTAGATGTTGATTTTATGAAAGGAGTCATGGCTTCTACGGAGAATATCGCAATCGAAATATTTAAGATCTTAAAACCGTTATTTGATGAACAGGGTGTGATCTTGCATAGTGTCCGTTTGCATGAAACAGAAAATAATTACGTCGAATATTTTGGCGATTAA